In Pseudomonadota bacterium, one DNA window encodes the following:
- a CDS encoding Crp/Fnr family transcriptional regulator: protein MEIIDFITEIPLFKGLPERQIVEISKIALNHSFNRGQTVFSEGDEANGFYVLLSGRIKIFKLSPEGKEQILHIFESGEPFGEAAVFAGETFPAYAETLEESEVIFFPRKAFMELIKRDPSLTMNMLAILSLRLKHFTRLVEDLSLKEVPQRLAAYLLYLSESKNEPNNVELEILKGQLASLLGTIPETLSRILSKMASQGFIQVQGRKIKLLDRKALKDLASGEKFLL, encoded by the coding sequence ATGGAAATAATAGATTTTATCACAGAGATTCCGCTTTTCAAGGGACTGCCGGAAAGACAGATTGTCGAGATATCAAAAATCGCTCTGAATCACTCATTCAATCGCGGGCAGACTGTATTTTCTGAGGGTGATGAGGCAAATGGCTTTTATGTTTTACTCTCAGGACGTATTAAAATCTTCAAGCTCTCTCCAGAAGGAAAGGAACAGATTCTCCATATCTTTGAATCCGGCGAACCCTTCGGCGAAGCTGCGGTATTTGCAGGCGAGACGTTTCCAGCCTATGCCGAAACATTAGAGGAGAGTGAGGTTATCTTTTTCCCAAGAAAGGCCTTTATGGAGTTGATTAAAAGAGATCCGTCCCTGACAATGAACATGCTGGCAATACTATCTCTGCGCCTTAAACATTTTACCCGACTTGTTGAGGACCTTTCGCTCAAGGAAGTTCCTCAAAGACTTGCGGCTTACCTCCTTTACCTCAGCGAAAGCAAAAATGAACCGAATAATGTGGAATTAGAAATCCTGAAAGGTCAGCTGGCAAGCCTTTTGGGGACTATCCCCGAAACATTATCACGCATCTTAAGCAAAATGGCGAGCCAGGGATTCATACAGGTTCAGGGACGCAAAATAAAATTATTGGACAGGAAGGCCTTAAAAGATCTCGCCTCAGGGGAAAAATTCCTGCTATAG